A region of Solibacillus isronensis DNA encodes the following proteins:
- a CDS encoding alpha/beta hydrolase, protein MIKRVNPEFLAGLESFTDFDFKVEHLEAMREGMAQAVQPLTSTETVDIINKTITGIDDNEIRVRIYKPAHQDQELPVLLWIHGGGYVLGSIDDNDHLCVQVVETANCVVVSVDYRLAPEYPYPAPLEDCYSALTWIADNAAELQIDKNRIGVAGQSAGGGLTAGLTLLARDREYPSICFQMPLYPMINDSNDTPSANEITEGMIWNQKTNDFGWKCYLGELHGHDEVPIYAAPARAEDYRNLPYTYTCVGQLDPFRDETITYVSKLAQAGVDVEFHLYPGAYHGFESLNPQSELARKVIKEYVNAIKVGFDRVKASADQVEEVK, encoded by the coding sequence ATGATCAAACGAGTAAATCCAGAATTTTTAGCCGGGTTAGAATCATTTACTGACTTTGATTTTAAAGTAGAACACTTGGAAGCAATGCGTGAAGGTATGGCACAAGCAGTACAGCCTTTAACGAGCACTGAAACAGTGGATATTATTAATAAAACAATTACTGGCATTGATGATAATGAAATTCGCGTACGTATTTATAAACCAGCCCATCAAGATCAAGAATTACCGGTTTTACTGTGGATTCATGGCGGGGGGTATGTATTAGGCAGCATTGACGATAATGATCATCTTTGTGTACAAGTTGTAGAAACTGCTAACTGTGTAGTCGTTTCCGTTGATTACCGTTTAGCACCGGAATATCCGTATCCTGCACCGCTTGAAGATTGCTACAGTGCGCTTACATGGATTGCGGACAATGCAGCAGAACTGCAAATCGACAAGAACCGGATTGGCGTAGCTGGACAAAGTGCCGGCGGTGGTTTGACAGCTGGTTTAACATTGCTGGCGCGTGACCGTGAGTATCCTTCAATTTGTTTCCAAATGCCGCTTTATCCGATGATTAATGACAGCAACGATACACCTTCTGCGAACGAAATCACGGAAGGCATGATTTGGAACCAAAAAACGAATGATTTTGGCTGGAAATGCTATTTAGGCGAGTTGCACGGACATGATGAAGTACCGATTTATGCTGCACCGGCAAGAGCAGAGGATTATCGTAATCTTCCATATACGTATACATGTGTTGGTCAATTGGATCCTTTCCGTGACGAAACAATTACGTATGTATCTAAACTGGCACAGGCAGGTGTTGATGTGGAATTCCACTTATATCCTGGTGCATACCATGGTTTTGAATCATTGAATCCTCAGTCAGAGCTTGCTCGGAAAGTGATTAAAGAATATGTGAATGCGATTAAAGTAGGCTTTGACCGCGTGAAAGCAAGTGCTGATCAAGTGGAAGAAGTAAAATAA